In Rhizobium sp. ARZ01, a genomic segment contains:
- a CDS encoding TIGR01459 family HAD-type hydrolase codes for MAKCIQSFREIADQYDVVLCDVWGVLHNGVEAFAQASEALAEARAAGLTVVLITNSPRPRPGVKVQIRGLGVLDEAYDRIVTSGDVTRSLITAGPEKIYFIGARKDEALLDGLGVEAVSAEEAGIVVCAGLRNDEKETAEDYRAELEKLAARHLPFICANPDLVVERGHRLIPCAGALAKLYTDLGGTTLIAGKPHRPIYEKSLEEAREVRDGFDLSRVIAIGDGMPTDVRGAEAFGLDVLYISGGIHAKEYVKDGKTDEAKLEAFLAREKAAPKWWMPRLQ; via the coding sequence ATGGCCAAGTGTATTCAATCCTTTCGCGAGATCGCTGATCAGTACGACGTCGTGCTCTGCGACGTATGGGGCGTACTGCACAACGGTGTCGAGGCCTTCGCGCAGGCTTCCGAGGCGCTGGCAGAAGCGCGCGCCGCCGGCCTGACGGTTGTGCTGATCACCAATTCGCCGCGCCCGCGCCCCGGTGTAAAAGTGCAGATCCGCGGCCTTGGCGTTCTGGATGAGGCCTATGACCGCATCGTGACCTCCGGCGACGTGACCCGCTCGTTGATCACCGCCGGCCCGGAGAAGATCTACTTCATCGGTGCGCGCAAGGACGAGGCGTTGCTGGACGGCCTTGGCGTCGAGGCCGTTTCGGCGGAGGAAGCTGGCATCGTCGTCTGCGCGGGCCTGCGCAATGACGAAAAGGAAACGGCGGAGGACTATCGCGCGGAGCTGGAAAAGCTCGCGGCCCGCCATCTGCCCTTCATCTGCGCCAATCCCGATCTGGTCGTGGAACGCGGCCATCGGCTGATCCCGTGCGCCGGCGCGCTCGCCAAGCTCTACACAGACCTGGGTGGAACGACGCTGATCGCCGGCAAGCCGCATCGGCCGATCTATGAGAAGTCGCTCGAGGAGGCACGCGAGGTGCGGGACGGGTTCGATCTTTCACGCGTGATTGCCATCGGCGACGGCATGCCGACCGACGTGCGCGGCGCCGAAGCCTTCGGCCTCGATGTGCTCTATATTTCCGGCGGCATTCACGCCAAGGAATATGTCAAGGACGGCAAGACCGACGAGGCGAAGCTGGAAGCGTTTCTGGCGCGCGAGAAGGCGGCGCCGAAATGGTGGATGCCGCGATTGCAGTGA
- a CDS encoding pseudouridine synthase, with protein MISRDKPKRPGAKPFDRDRKPRDGAGKPAGKKPFGAGAKAGGFTKSERGPAKSQGPRKDTERDFGKKAKSSAPAAASGHSAGQEPERISKLLARAGVASRRDIERMIMEGRVSLNGAVLDTPVVNVTFADHIEVDGVPIRGIERTRLWLYHKPAGLVTTNSDPEGRPTVFEHLPADLPRVMSIGRLDINTEGILLLTNDGGLARVLELPTTGWLRRYRVRAHGKIEQEALDGLKDGIAVDGVLYGGIEATLDKVQGSNVWITMGLREGKNREIKNVLGALGLEVNRLIRISYGPFQLGDLPEGHAQEIRGRTLRDQLGPRLIEEAKANFEAPLFDQQHDDKEEALTRAQKGGREERGPSSFREKDGDRREKARARLDTKRDDRFGDKRGEHRGRDRDDDRFDDRPKREPGHRARKSNVWMAPGARPVAEKGQKAAEGEEAVKRTPRDRPEGAPKTKRYGRTRDGEATKSTHKFDPDRKKPGGRFEERGDRDRNRDSNRGARGPRVLGAGDEGGEWIRASEPEAQSRDDRGGGFGRSRSGDERAPRDFGDRPGRDDRKPRGKPFGERSGDKPFGKREDRPFRGRENDRGERSFGDRPSGGRGGERSFGDKPSGGRGGERAFGGKPGGKSFGGKPSFGKSAGGRPGGKPGGGRPAGKPGGGRPAGGKPRGRGN; from the coding sequence ATGATATCCAGAGACAAGCCAAAACGGCCGGGCGCAAAGCCCTTCGACCGCGATCGCAAGCCCCGTGACGGCGCTGGCAAGCCTGCCGGCAAGAAGCCGTTTGGCGCGGGCGCGAAGGCGGGCGGCTTCACAAAATCCGAACGCGGTCCCGCAAAATCGCAAGGACCGCGGAAGGACACCGAACGCGACTTCGGAAAGAAGGCCAAGTCGAGCGCCCCCGCTGCCGCATCCGGCCATTCCGCAGGACAGGAACCGGAGCGCATTTCCAAGCTGCTTGCGCGCGCAGGCGTGGCCTCGCGCCGCGATATAGAGCGCATGATCATGGAGGGAAGGGTCAGCCTGAACGGCGCCGTGCTCGACACGCCGGTCGTCAACGTCACCTTCGCGGACCATATCGAGGTGGATGGCGTGCCGATCCGCGGCATCGAGCGCACGCGCCTGTGGCTCTATCACAAGCCCGCTGGCCTGGTGACGACGAACTCCGATCCTGAAGGCCGCCCGACCGTGTTCGAGCACCTGCCGGCGGACCTGCCGCGGGTGATGTCCATCGGCCGGCTCGATATCAACACGGAGGGCATTCTCCTTCTGACCAATGACGGCGGCCTTGCGCGCGTTCTCGAGCTGCCGACGACCGGCTGGCTGCGCCGCTACCGCGTGCGCGCCCATGGCAAGATCGAACAGGAAGCACTCGACGGCCTGAAGGACGGCATTGCCGTCGACGGCGTTCTCTACGGCGGCATCGAAGCGACGCTCGACAAGGTGCAGGGCTCGAACGTCTGGATCACAATGGGTCTTCGCGAAGGCAAGAACCGCGAGATCAAGAACGTGCTCGGCGCGCTTGGTCTGGAGGTCAACCGCCTGATCCGTATTTCCTACGGCCCGTTCCAGCTCGGCGACCTGCCGGAAGGGCACGCACAGGAAATCCGTGGCCGCACGCTGCGCGACCAGCTCGGTCCGCGGCTGATCGAGGAAGCCAAGGCGAATTTCGAGGCGCCTCTGTTCGATCAGCAGCACGACGACAAGGAAGAAGCCCTCACGCGCGCCCAGAAGGGTGGCCGCGAGGAGCGCGGGCCTTCGTCATTCCGGGAAAAGGACGGCGATCGCCGCGAGAAGGCGCGGGCGCGCCTTGATACGAAGCGGGACGACCGGTTTGGAGACAAGCGGGGCGAGCATCGCGGACGTGACCGCGACGATGACCGCTTTGACGACCGGCCGAAGCGTGAGCCGGGTCATCGCGCGCGCAAATCCAACGTCTGGATGGCACCCGGCGCACGCCCCGTGGCGGAGAAGGGTCAGAAGGCGGCCGAGGGTGAGGAAGCCGTGAAGCGCACGCCGCGTGACCGGCCGGAAGGCGCTCCAAAGACCAAGCGCTATGGCCGGACCCGGGATGGCGAGGCGACGAAGTCGACGCATAAATTCGATCCCGACCGGAAAAAGCCCGGCGGCCGTTTCGAGGAACGCGGCGATCGCGACCGCAACCGAGACAGCAACCGTGGCGCGCGCGGTCCGCGTGTTCTCGGCGCCGGGGATGAAGGCGGCGAATGGATCCGCGCCAGCGAACCGGAAGCGCAGTCGCGTGACGATCGCGGCGGTGGCTTCGGCCGCTCGCGATCCGGAGACGAGCGTGCACCGCGCGATTTCGGTGATCGCCCCGGGCGCGACGACCGCAAGCCGCGCGGCAAGCCCTTCGGCGAGCGGAGCGGCGACAAGCCGTTCGGCAAGCGCGAAGACAGACCTTTCCGCGGGCGTGAAAACGACAGGGGCGAGCGCTCTTTCGGTGACAGGCCTTCTGGTGGCCGAGGCGGGGAACGTTCTTTCGGTGACAAGCCTTCCGGCGGTCGGGGTGGAGAACGTGCGTTCGGTGGCAAGCCGGGCGGGAAATCCTTTGGTGGAAAGCCGTCTTTCGGCAAGTCGGCAGGTGGCCGCCCGGGTGGAAAGCCTGGTGGCGGCAGGCCCGCAGGCAAGCCGGGTGGCGGTCGCCCCGCCGGCGGCAAGCCGCGCGGACGAGGGAACTGA
- a CDS encoding bifunctional riboflavin kinase/FAD synthetase: protein MTVFHRNETKEPLPERLRGGVIAIGNFDGVHRGHQSVLQRALDIAKARGVPALVLTFEPHPRTVFRPDQPVFRLTPASLKAKILEGMGFSAVIEYPFNRQFSQTAAADFVRQVLMEWLHASHVVTGFDFHFGKGREGGPAFLMAAGEENGFGVTLVDAFRDESAEVISSSRIRELLAKGCVPEAAGLLGYHYTVEAEVIGGKKLGRTLGFPTANMQLPPEVELRTGIYAVRFRRADGTLFDGVASYGRRPTVDSNGAPLLETFVFDFSGDLYGETCTVSFFEHLRDELKFDGLDALVVQMKRDEEEARALLSDVRPLGEIDRLLCC from the coding sequence ATGACCGTATTCCATCGCAACGAAACGAAGGAGCCGCTGCCCGAGCGTCTTCGCGGCGGCGTGATCGCGATCGGCAATTTCGATGGCGTTCATCGGGGGCATCAGTCGGTTTTGCAGCGGGCGCTGGATATCGCCAAAGCGCGAGGCGTGCCGGCGCTGGTCCTCACCTTTGAGCCGCATCCCCGCACGGTCTTCCGCCCCGATCAGCCGGTCTTCCGCCTGACGCCTGCGTCATTGAAGGCGAAAATCCTCGAGGGCATGGGGTTTTCGGCAGTGATCGAATATCCCTTCAACCGGCAGTTCTCGCAGACGGCGGCAGCGGATTTCGTCCGCCAGGTGTTGATGGAGTGGCTGCACGCAAGCCATGTCGTCACCGGCTTCGATTTTCATTTCGGCAAGGGCAGAGAAGGTGGACCGGCCTTCCTGATGGCAGCCGGTGAGGAAAACGGCTTCGGCGTGACCCTGGTGGATGCCTTCCGTGACGAGAGCGCCGAGGTGATCTCGTCGAGCCGCATTCGCGAACTGCTTGCGAAAGGCTGCGTGCCTGAAGCCGCGGGCCTGCTCGGCTATCACTACACGGTGGAAGCCGAGGTGATCGGCGGCAAGAAGCTTGGTCGCACGCTCGGTTTCCCCACCGCCAATATGCAGCTTCCGCCAGAGGTGGAACTGCGAACCGGTATTTACGCGGTCCGCTTCCGCCGCGCCGACGGGACACTCTTCGACGGCGTCGCAAGCTACGGCCGTCGGCCGACCGTCGACAGCAACGGTGCGCCGCTGCTTGAGACCTTCGTCTTCGATTTTTCCGGCGATCTCTATGGCGAAACCTGCACGGTGTCCTTCTTCGAGCACCTGCGCGACGAACTGAAATTCGACGGACTCGACGCGCTGGTCGTGCAGATGAAGCGCGACGAGGAGGAGGCGCGGGCACTCCTTTCAGATGTGCGCCCCCTCGGCGAAATCGACCGGCTGCTCTGTTGCTGA
- the chrA gene encoding chromate efflux transporter — translation MDKPVLSGGAELSAPPHPSFREALRVWAKIGLLSFGGPAGQIALMHKELVDERRWISESRFLHALNYCMLLPGPEAQQLATYVGWLLHGTRGGIVAGTLFVLPGFLVICALSAAYALFQRTDWLQNLFFGLKAAVLAIVLEALVRVAGRALKTPFARLLAALAFMGLFFFALPFPLVIAAAGIAGYLVARRSPGLLQPPAGHKAHAPDKPSVVGETFADRRRGPGATLGVTVVGAALWAAPFALLPLLPEGPGAFADIGIFFSKMAVVTFGGAYAVLAYVAQQAVETYHWLKPGEMVDGLALAETTPGPLVLVLSFVGFLAAFRDTAGLDPLVAGLLGAFLTTWVTFVPCFLWIFLGAPYVERLRANAALSGALAAISAAVVGVILNLAVWFGLHVLFREVGTLRIGPVSMALPEPASLDPLSLLLTAAAALMLFRLRLGIVYTLLVCAVAGFALNALI, via the coding sequence GTGGATAAGCCGGTTCTTTCCGGCGGTGCCGAGCTGTCGGCGCCGCCGCATCCCTCCTTTCGCGAGGCGCTCCGCGTTTGGGCGAAGATCGGTCTTTTGAGTTTCGGCGGTCCGGCCGGCCAGATCGCGCTGATGCACAAGGAACTCGTCGACGAGCGCCGCTGGATCTCGGAGAGCCGGTTCCTGCATGCACTGAACTACTGCATGCTGCTGCCGGGGCCAGAGGCCCAGCAGCTTGCCACCTACGTCGGCTGGCTCCTGCACGGCACGCGCGGCGGCATCGTGGCCGGAACGCTGTTCGTGCTGCCGGGCTTCCTCGTCATCTGCGCGCTGTCGGCGGCCTACGCTCTTTTTCAGCGGACCGACTGGCTGCAAAATCTCTTCTTCGGCTTGAAGGCCGCAGTTCTGGCGATCGTCCTCGAGGCGCTGGTGCGGGTTGCCGGTCGCGCACTCAAGACGCCGTTCGCACGCCTTCTGGCAGCACTCGCCTTCATGGGTCTGTTCTTCTTCGCATTGCCGTTTCCGCTGGTCATCGCGGCGGCGGGCATTGCAGGCTATCTTGTCGCGCGTAGGTCGCCGGGGCTTTTGCAGCCGCCGGCTGGCCACAAGGCGCATGCACCAGACAAACCCTCGGTGGTCGGTGAGACCTTTGCTGACAGGCGGCGGGGGCCTGGCGCAACACTCGGCGTCACCGTCGTGGGCGCCGCTCTCTGGGCGGCGCCCTTTGCGCTTCTGCCGCTGCTCCCCGAGGGGCCGGGTGCATTTGCCGACATCGGCATCTTCTTCTCCAAGATGGCGGTCGTCACTTTCGGCGGTGCCTATGCGGTGCTCGCCTATGTCGCCCAGCAGGCGGTCGAGACCTATCACTGGCTGAAGCCGGGAGAGATGGTGGACGGGCTGGCGCTCGCCGAAACGACACCGGGGCCGCTGGTCCTCGTCCTATCCTTCGTCGGGTTTCTCGCCGCGTTCCGGGATACGGCAGGTCTGGATCCGCTCGTGGCCGGCCTGCTCGGCGCGTTCCTCACCACCTGGGTGACCTTCGTTCCCTGTTTCCTCTGGATTTTCCTCGGTGCGCCCTATGTCGAGCGTCTGCGCGCCAACGCAGCCCTGTCCGGCGCGCTTGCGGCGATCTCGGCGGCCGTCGTCGGCGTCATCCTCAATCTCGCCGTCTGGTTCGGCCTGCACGTTCTCTTCCGGGAGGTGGGTACCCTTCGGATCGGCCCGGTCTCGATGGCGCTGCCGGAACCGGCCTCTCTCGATCCCCTTTCTCTCCTGCTGACCGCCGCTGCAGCCCTCATGCTGTTCCGCTTGCGCCTTGGGATCGTCTACACGCTCCTTGTCTGTGCGGTGGCGGGGTTCGCCCTGAACGCGCTCATTTGA
- a CDS encoding sulfurtransferase/chromate resistance protein, with the protein MASYNAISPEKLARLIGTPRAPVIIDVRDDDDFAAAPCLLPSAIRKSYADVEAWAPAYRGRWVVVTCQKGLKLSEGVAAFLRRAGAQAEILEGGFAAWQETALPLVPVKSLPQEETAGGTLWVTRSRPKIDRIACPWLIRRFIDPEARFLFVSPSEVEAVAERFGATPFDVEGVFWSHRGELCSFDVMVEEFGLSFPALKHVARIVRGADTNRPDLEPQAAGLLAISLGLSRMYVDDLEQLEAGMLVYDALYRWARDATDEKHDWVSHTPRKRDDRG; encoded by the coding sequence ATGGCTTCCTACAACGCAATTTCTCCCGAAAAACTTGCTCGCCTGATCGGCACGCCGAGAGCGCCGGTCATCATCGATGTGCGCGACGACGATGATTTCGCCGCCGCTCCTTGCCTGTTACCCTCGGCAATCCGCAAAAGCTACGCAGATGTCGAGGCCTGGGCTCCGGCCTACCGCGGCCGCTGGGTGGTGGTCACGTGCCAGAAAGGGCTAAAGCTGAGCGAGGGCGTTGCCGCCTTCCTGCGCCGTGCCGGCGCGCAAGCTGAAATCCTCGAAGGCGGGTTTGCCGCATGGCAGGAGACTGCCTTGCCGCTCGTTCCGGTCAAGAGCTTGCCGCAGGAAGAGACGGCCGGCGGCACGCTCTGGGTCACGCGGTCGCGCCCGAAGATCGACCGTATCGCCTGCCCCTGGCTCATCCGCCGTTTCATCGATCCTGAAGCGAGATTTCTCTTCGTCTCTCCCTCCGAGGTGGAGGCCGTGGCCGAACGGTTCGGGGCAACGCCTTTCGATGTTGAGGGCGTGTTCTGGAGCCATCGGGGCGAGCTGTGCAGCTTCGACGTGATGGTGGAGGAGTTTGGCCTTTCCTTCCCCGCCTTGAAGCATGTGGCGCGCATCGTCCGTGGCGCCGACACCAATCGGCCCGATCTCGAACCGCAGGCGGCGGGGCTGCTCGCAATTTCGCTCGGTCTGTCGCGCATGTATGTCGACGATCTCGAACAGCTTGAGGCCGGCATGCTCGTCTATGACGCGCTCTATCGCTGGGCGCGTGACGCCACGGACGAGAAGCACGACTGGGTCTCGCACACGCCGCGCAAGAGGGACGATCGTGGATAA
- a CDS encoding GNAT family N-acetyltransferase codes for MNYRIRNATASDAPVILRFITELAVYEKAGHEVEATVETLTETMFGPKSVTRAVICETEMGVPAGFAIWFYNYSTWQARKGLYLEDLYVTPGHRGGGVGRKLLRHLAQVAVAEGCGRFEWSVLDWNEPAIRVYDAIDAEPQTEWVRYRLAGEKLKAFAAG; via the coding sequence ATGAACTACAGAATCCGCAACGCGACTGCGTCCGACGCGCCAGTCATCCTGCGCTTCATCACGGAGCTCGCCGTCTACGAAAAGGCGGGACATGAGGTCGAGGCGACGGTCGAGACCCTGACGGAGACGATGTTCGGACCGAAGTCGGTGACGCGCGCGGTGATCTGCGAGACTGAGATGGGGGTTCCGGCCGGCTTCGCCATCTGGTTCTACAACTATTCCACCTGGCAGGCCCGTAAGGGGCTCTATCTCGAAGACCTCTACGTGACACCTGGCCATCGCGGTGGCGGAGTCGGGCGCAAGCTCCTGCGGCATCTGGCACAGGTCGCCGTGGCCGAGGGATGTGGCCGCTTCGAATGGAGCGTGCTCGACTGGAACGAACCGGCGATCCGCGTCTATGACGCGATCGACGCCGAGCCGCAGACCGAATGGGTACGTTACCGCCTGGCAGGCGAAAAACTCAAGGCATTCGCGGCCGGTTGA
- a CDS encoding nucleoside deaminase produces MTNRFMDQALAEARKAAKRGEVPIGAVLVHDGKIIARAGNRTRTDRDVTAHAEILVIREAAEVLGNERLNDADLYVTLEPCTMCAAAISFARLRRLYYGAEDPKGGGVDNGVRFYAQPTCHHTPDVYSGLQESEAAEILRQFFRDRREGD; encoded by the coding sequence ATGACGAATAGGTTCATGGATCAGGCGTTGGCCGAAGCCCGCAAGGCGGCGAAACGCGGCGAAGTGCCGATCGGCGCCGTTCTCGTCCATGACGGCAAGATCATCGCCCGCGCCGGCAACCGTACCCGCACCGATCGCGACGTGACAGCGCACGCGGAGATCCTGGTCATCCGCGAAGCGGCCGAAGTTCTTGGCAACGAACGCCTCAACGATGCCGATCTCTATGTCACGCTGGAACCCTGCACGATGTGCGCCGCCGCCATCTCCTTCGCCAGGCTGCGGCGGCTCTACTATGGCGCTGAGGATCCCAAGGGCGGGGGCGTCGACAATGGCGTGCGCTTTTACGCTCAACCCACCTGCCACCACACGCCTGACGTCTATTCGGGTCTGCAGGAAAGCGAGGCGGCAGAGATACTCAGGCAGTTTTTCCGGGATCGACGCGAAGGCGACTGA
- the ileS gene encoding isoleucine--tRNA ligase has protein sequence MTDTAEKIDYSSTLYLPQTDFPMRAGLPQKEPETVARWQKMDLYKKLRASAAGREKFVLHDGPPYANGNIHIGHALNKILKDVINRSFQMRGYDANYVPGWDCHGLPIEWKIEEKYREKGKNKDEVPVNEFRQECRDFATGWIKVQTEEFKRLGIEGDFENPYTTMNFHAEARIAGELMKIAKSGQLYRGSKPIMWSVVERTALAEAEVEYADVESDMIWVKFPVKEGPDALAGTFVVIWTTTPWTIPGNRAVAFSSRYAYGLYEVATAENDFGPQPGEKLIFAKRLADESAAKAKLTFNFVRDIEADELAAITCAHPLHGLGGGYDFKVPLLDGDHVTDDAGTGFVHTAPGHGREDFDAWMDSARALEARGISSAIPFTVDDAGYFTSDAPGFGPDAEGGAGRVIDDKGKKGDANDRVIKALIARHALFARGRLKHSYPHSWRSKKPVIFRNTPQWFVYMDKELGDGTTLRSRSLSAIDATRFVPAAGQNRLRAMIEARPDWVLSRQRAWGVPIAIFADDDGNVLLDEAVNARILESFEKEGADAWFADGAKERFLGNDHDHAKWTQVMDILDVWFDSGSTHTFTLEDRPDLKWPADVYLEGSDQHRGWFHSSLLESCATRGRAPYNAVVTHGFTMDEKGEKMSKSKGNVVSPQDVMKDAGADILRLWVMTTDYWEDQRLGKTIIQTNIDAYRKLRNTIRWMLGTLAHDKGEEIAYADMPELEKLMLHRLAELDKLVREGYDAFDFKKIARALIDFSNVELSAFYFDVRKDALYCDAPSSLRRRAALAVIRKLFDCLVLWLAPMLPFTTEEAWLSHKPDAVSVHLEQFPQIPAEWKNDALESKWEKIRTVRTVVTGALEIERREKRIGSSLEAAPVVYIADTELMAALEGEDFAEICITSAITLVAGEGPAEAFRLAEVAGVAVEPKLAEGKKCARSWRITTDVGSDPDYPDVSTRDAAALREIGFRAAA, from the coding sequence ATGACCGATACCGCTGAGAAGATCGACTATTCCTCCACCCTCTACCTGCCGCAGACGGATTTCCCGATGCGTGCCGGCCTGCCGCAGAAGGAGCCGGAAACGGTGGCCCGCTGGCAGAAGATGGATCTCTACAAGAAGCTGCGCGCCTCTGCCGCCGGCCGCGAGAAGTTCGTCCTGCACGACGGCCCGCCCTATGCCAACGGCAACATCCATATCGGCCACGCGCTGAACAAGATCCTCAAGGACGTCATCAACCGCTCGTTCCAGATGCGCGGCTATGACGCCAACTACGTGCCCGGCTGGGACTGCCACGGCCTTCCGATCGAATGGAAGATCGAGGAGAAATACCGCGAGAAGGGCAAGAACAAGGACGAGGTTCCTGTCAACGAGTTCCGCCAGGAATGCCGCGACTTCGCTACCGGCTGGATCAAAGTGCAGACCGAGGAGTTCAAGCGTCTCGGTATCGAAGGCGACTTCGAAAACCCCTACACGACGATGAATTTCCATGCGGAAGCCCGCATCGCCGGCGAACTGATGAAGATCGCGAAAAGCGGCCAGCTCTACCGCGGCTCCAAGCCGATCATGTGGTCAGTCGTCGAGCGCACGGCGCTGGCCGAGGCGGAAGTCGAGTATGCTGACGTCGAGAGCGACATGATCTGGGTGAAATTCCCGGTCAAGGAAGGCCCGGACGCGCTTGCCGGCACCTTCGTCGTCATCTGGACGACGACCCCGTGGACGATCCCCGGCAACCGCGCGGTCGCGTTTTCCTCACGCTACGCCTACGGCCTCTATGAAGTGGCGACCGCCGAGAACGATTTCGGCCCGCAGCCGGGCGAAAAGCTGATTTTCGCCAAGCGGCTTGCGGACGAGTCCGCCGCCAAGGCCAAGCTGACCTTCAACTTCGTCCGCGACATTGAGGCCGATGAGCTCGCCGCGATCACCTGCGCCCATCCGCTGCACGGTCTCGGCGGCGGCTACGACTTCAAGGTGCCGCTGCTTGACGGCGACCACGTCACCGACGACGCCGGCACGGGTTTCGTCCACACCGCCCCCGGCCACGGCCGCGAGGACTTTGACGCCTGGATGGATTCTGCCCGCGCGCTCGAAGCGCGTGGCATCTCCTCGGCCATCCCCTTCACCGTCGACGACGCCGGCTACTTCACCTCCGACGCGCCCGGCTTCGGCCCGGATGCGGAGGGCGGTGCCGGCCGCGTCATCGACGACAAGGGCAAGAAGGGCGACGCCAACGACCGCGTCATCAAGGCGCTGATCGCCCGTCACGCGCTCTTCGCCCGCGGCCGCCTGAAGCACTCCTATCCGCATTCCTGGCGTTCGAAGAAGCCGGTGATCTTCCGCAACACGCCGCAGTGGTTCGTTTACATGGACAAGGAACTCGGCGATGGCACGACGCTGCGCTCGCGCTCGCTGTCGGCGATCGATGCCACCCGCTTCGTGCCAGCCGCCGGCCAGAACCGTCTGCGCGCCATGATCGAAGCCCGCCCGGACTGGGTGCTTTCCCGTCAAAGAGCGTGGGGCGTGCCGATCGCCATCTTCGCTGACGACGACGGCAACGTACTGCTCGATGAGGCGGTCAATGCCCGTATCCTCGAGTCCTTCGAGAAGGAAGGCGCCGATGCCTGGTTCGCCGACGGCGCCAAGGAGCGCTTCCTCGGCAATGACCACGACCACGCCAAGTGGACGCAGGTCATGGACATTCTCGACGTCTGGTTCGACTCGGGCTCGACCCACACTTTCACGCTCGAAGACCGCCCGGACCTGAAGTGGCCGGCCGACGTCTATCTCGAAGGCTCAGACCAGCACCGCGGCTGGTTCCATTCCTCGCTGCTCGAAAGCTGCGCGACGCGCGGCCGCGCGCCCTATAACGCCGTTGTCACCCACGGGTTCACGATGGACGAGAAGGGCGAGAAGATGTCGAAGTCCAAGGGCAACGTCGTCTCGCCGCAGGACGTCATGAAGGACGCCGGCGCCGATATCCTGCGTCTCTGGGTCATGACGACGGACTACTGGGAAGACCAGCGCCTCGGCAAGACGATCATTCAGACCAACATCGACGCCTACCGGAAGCTGCGCAACACTATCCGCTGGATGCTCGGCACGCTAGCGCACGACAAGGGTGAGGAGATCGCCTATGCCGACATGCCGGAGCTGGAAAAGCTGATGCTGCATCGCCTCGCCGAGCTGGATAAGCTCGTGCGCGAGGGATACGACGCCTTCGACTTCAAGAAGATCGCCCGCGCGCTGATCGACTTCTCCAACGTCGAGCTGTCGGCCTTCTACTTCGATGTCCGCAAGGACGCGCTCTATTGCGACGCACCCTCCAGCCTGCGCCGCCGCGCAGCACTTGCGGTCATCCGCAAGCTGTTCGACTGCCTCGTCTTGTGGCTTGCGCCGATGCTGCCGTTCACGACCGAGGAAGCCTGGCTGTCGCACAAGCCCGATGCGGTTTCGGTTCACCTCGAGCAATTCCCGCAGATCCCGGCGGAGTGGAAGAACGACGCGCTCGAATCCAAGTGGGAGAAGATCCGCACGGTCCGCACCGTCGTCACCGGCGCGCTGGAGATCGAGCGCCGTGAGAAGCGGATCGGTTCGTCCTTGGAAGCCGCTCCGGTCGTCTACATCGCCGATACGGAATTGATGGCGGCACTGGAGGGCGAGGATTTCGCCGAGATCTGCATCACCTCGGCGATCACGCTCGTCGCGGGTGAGGGGCCGGCCGAGGCCTTCCGCCTTGCTGAAGTCGCAGGCGTCGCCGTCGAGCCTAAGCTTGCAGAAGGTAAGAAGTGCGCCCGGTCCTGGCGGATCACCACCGATGTCGGCTCGGATCCGGACTATCCGGACGTTTCCACTCGCGATGCGGCAGCCCTTCGCGAGATCGGCTTTCGCGCCGCCGCTTGA
- a CDS encoding GGDEF domain-containing protein, producing MKAAVATGASVVVSVCIVLLLVPILGGHPDGPGFWMSVLCPLLIGGPASTYQFHQKETIARQHEDLARMHGELEEAHLTLKRLHADLEQKARTDSLTGGLNREAFFANFEAKGSNAGPVALLIADADHFKKINDAFGHLVGDETLRRIGAVMTKTLGENAPWARIGGEEFVAFLQGADRTSAIQVAERIRRSVLVSGLLADGRPVPLSISIGIAISDGPFDPMELFRRADADLYRAKSAGRNCIVMDGREVSASTRAA from the coding sequence ATGAAGGCTGCAGTCGCGACGGGAGCCTCCGTCGTTGTTTCCGTTTGCATCGTCCTGTTGTTGGTGCCGATACTGGGTGGCCACCCGGACGGACCGGGCTTCTGGATGAGTGTGCTGTGTCCGTTGCTCATCGGCGGCCCTGCCAGCACCTACCAATTCCACCAGAAGGAAACCATTGCGCGGCAGCACGAGGATTTGGCCCGCATGCATGGCGAACTGGAGGAGGCGCATCTGACGCTGAAACGCCTGCATGCCGATCTTGAACAAAAGGCACGAACGGATTCCCTGACTGGCGGCCTCAACCGTGAGGCATTCTTCGCAAACTTCGAAGCGAAAGGATCCAATGCAGGGCCGGTTGCGCTGTTGATCGCCGACGCAGATCACTTCAAGAAGATCAACGATGCCTTCGGCCACCTGGTTGGCGACGAAACGCTGAGGAGGATCGGTGCCGTCATGACCAAAACCCTGGGAGAAAACGCTCCATGGGCGAGGATTGGCGGGGAAGAGTTCGTGGCTTTTCTGCAGGGCGCGGATCGCACAAGCGCCATTCAGGTAGCCGAGCGCATCCGCCGTTCCGTACTGGTAAGCGGCCTCTTGGCCGACGGAAGGCCGGTCCCGTTGAGCATCAGCATCGGAATCGCAATCAGCGACGGCCCATTCGATCCAATGGAGTTGTTTCGTCGGGCGGATGCAGATCTTTATCGCGCGAAATCCGCGGGCCGAAACTGCATCGTGATGGACGGGCGCGAGGTATCCGCATCGACCAGGGCTGCCTGA